The nucleotide sequence GACGAGCTCTTCGCCGTTTTTTAAAACCACGTCGACAAGTGTATCGTAGATCAAAGCTTTCGATTTTGCCATTTGTTACCTCTATACCGCCACCTTGATAGCAAAAAGCGTGACAGTCAACCTGGGATTCCGTTTGTTGATCAACGATTCTGGTGTTACCTTGGCTTTTAATCCACTGACGATCGGAAAATTTATGACCTTATTTGGACTGCTTCTTTATTTCCCGCTTCTCTCGGGAGTTGTAGCTTGTTTGATTGGAATTGGGGCCATCATAAAGCCCGAGTTGATGTCGACAAATTTTGGCATTAAAGCCGTGGGAGCTGCCAAACATTTTGTGGTGGCGACGGGAGTGCGCGATGTTTTTATGGGCTTGACCGTACTGCTCTTATTTTATTTTCAGTCGTGGATGTTTGTGGGCTTGATTCATATTCTGATCGCTCTCGTTGCTCTGTCCGATTTTCTGATCGTCTTTAATTACGGCGAGAGAAAAGCCGCAGTCACGCATATGTTAGGGGCACTGGGGGCCGGTGCTTTTGGCCTGTGGGTGGTCTTCTTTATTGCCTAATATTTAGGCCGCTCGCCCTCTTATTTTTGTTAGAAGTTGGTCAGGATTCACCGGAGAATTGACTTCAATTCCTCCTCCGTTAAAAATTGAGATAAATACAAAGTTGATCGAATCGGTACGATATTGCTTACAAACTTGGGGGGAATGAGTTTGCTGCTAAATATAACCTTACTAAACACGATCTTAGTTTCTGTTTTATTCATCACACCGGCACTGAATGCGGCCTATCCCTTACAACCCGATCCCGAAGTGACGGCGGGTGACATGTGTTCCGAAGAAGATCACGATTTTTATGATTATCGGTATCCCGAAGAGATCGCTTATTGTGCGCGAAAAGTCAGCGCCTCTCAAAAAAGAAGAATTTACGAAGAGTACAATATTCCGGAAAAATGCCGTCATCGATATACGATTGATCATTTTATCCCTCTCGCGCTCGGCGGTAATAATTCCGACGTGAATCTCTGGCCAGAGCATAAATTGGTCAAAGCGTCTCGTCCTAAGCTTGAGATCGAGCTTTATTGGTCTCTTTCTAAAGGCGAAATCTCTCAGAAAAAAGCCGTAAAAATCATCGTGGCTGAAAAAACGAAGTTCAGAGAGCGCTTACAGAGTGCAGGACAGCGCCTGGCTGTCGATTGCGACGCTCCCGCCAAGGAATAAATCGACCTCTCTAAAAAGGTTGTTTCACCCCCGAGAAAGAGGGTAGGTTCTTCGAACGAGGAGAATCTATGAAACTTTTTTTATTACTGTGTGGGGCTGCTTTTATGACGTTCTCATTGGCTCAGGCTCAAAATCCGCAAAGCGCAAATCCCTTACTTGCCGAATGGACCGGAGCCCACGGCGGCGTGCCTCCCTTTGATCAAGTGAAAGTCTCCGACATCAAGCCCGCGGTGATCGCCGCCATGGAAATGTCTCGAAAAGAATATAAAGCGATTGCAGAAAACCCCGCACCACCGACCTTCGACAATACGTTGGCAGAGATGGAACGGGGAGGAAAGGCCTTTCGCAATGTCATGACCATCTACGGTGTTTGGTCCAGTGCGATGAACACTCCGGAGTTTCAAAAAGTCGAGCAAGAGCTCTCACCATTGCTCGCGGCTTTTGGCGATGAAATAGTTCAGAATGAAAAACTTTTTGCGCGCATCAAAGCCATCTCTGATTCTCCAGAGAAAGCGAAATTAACTCCAGAGCAGCAACGTCTGGTGTGGGAGCAGTACAATCAATTCGTACAACGAGGGGCTCTCCTGAATAAAAAGCAAAAAGCCCAAGTGGCAAAAATCAATCAACGGCTGGCCACGCTGGACACTCAGTTTAGCCAAAACGTTCTTGCCGATGAGGAAAAAGAGTCTTTAGTGATTAAAGATAGAAAGGATCTGGAAGGTTTGCCGCAATGGTTGATCGATGCGGCCTCCTCCGAGGCCGATCGTCGCAAGCAAAAAGGTCAATGGGTGATTTCCAATACGCGGTCGAGCATGGAGCCTTTTTTAACTTTTTCGTCCCAACGGGCTCTACGAGAAAAAGCGTTTAAGATTTGGACATCTCGCGGAGAAAATAAAAATAAGTATAACAATAGCAAAGTGATTAGCGAGATCCTGGCTCTGCGTTTAGAACGGTCCAAGCTTTTTGGATATCCCACCTACGCGCACTGGCACTTGGCCGACACCATGGCGAAAGATCCTCAAAAGGCTATGGATCTGATGCTAAAGGTCTGGAAACCGGCCGTCGAAAAAGTAAAACAAGATGTCGTCGAAATGCAGAAGCTCGTCGATGCAGAAAAAGGAAATTTCAAAGTTCAGCCTTGGGATTATCGTTTCTATGCCGAGAAGACTCGTAAGGCGAAGTATGATCTCGATATGGATATTTTAAAGCCTTACCTCCAGTTGGAAAATATTCGTAAAGCCATGTTCTGGTCGGCTGAAAAACTCTACGGTTTAAAATTCGACAAATTAGAAGGTATTCCTGTTTATCACCCGAGCGTCACTGTGTATAAAGTGTCTCGCGACGGGCAAGAGGTGGGTCTATGGTACTTCGATCCCTATGCTCGCCCAGGAAAACGTTCCGGCGCTT is from Bdellovibrionales bacterium and encodes:
- a CDS encoding DUF4267 domain-containing protein, translating into MTVNLGFRLLINDSGVTLAFNPLTIGKFMTLFGLLLYFPLLSGVVACLIGIGAIIKPELMSTNFGIKAVGAAKHFVVATGVRDVFMGLTVLLLFYFQSWMFVGLIHILIALVALSDFLIVFNYGERKAAVTHMLGALGAGAFGLWVVFFIA
- a CDS encoding M3 family metallopeptidase, with amino-acid sequence MKLFLLLCGAAFMTFSLAQAQNPQSANPLLAEWTGAHGGVPPFDQVKVSDIKPAVIAAMEMSRKEYKAIAENPAPPTFDNTLAEMERGGKAFRNVMTIYGVWSSAMNTPEFQKVEQELSPLLAAFGDEIVQNEKLFARIKAISDSPEKAKLTPEQQRLVWEQYNQFVQRGALLNKKQKAQVAKINQRLATLDTQFSQNVLADEEKESLVIKDRKDLEGLPQWLIDAASSEADRRKQKGQWVISNTRSSMEPFLTFSSQRALREKAFKIWTSRGENKNKYNNSKVISEILALRLERSKLFGYPTYAHWHLADTMAKDPQKAMDLMLKVWKPAVEKVKQDVVEMQKLVDAEKGNFKVQPWDYRFYAEKTRKAKYDLDMDILKPYLQLENIRKAMFWSAEKLYGLKFDKLEGIPVYHPSVTVYKVSRDGQEVGLWYFDPYARPGKRSGAWMNAFREQSKLDNKPVTTLVSNNSNFIEGNPGDPVLISWDDATTMFHEFGHALHGLNSNVVYPSLSGTNTARDFVEFPSQFHEHYLETPEVLKFLTNKEGKPIPKDLIAKIEKAKNANEGFRSVEFLSSAIVDMKFHLSTEKKIDPVKFEKETLKELGMPSEIVMRHRTHHFGHIFSGEGYAAGYYGYLWAEVLNQDAFEAFTQAGSPYDKKTAKKFREKLLAVGNSIDPAEAYRNFRGRDPKPDALLKSRGFATDAAVGRTSGAGAH